In the genome of Bacillus sp. S3, one region contains:
- a CDS encoding Na(+)/H(+) antiporter subunit C → METLMSILVGILFAIGIYLILTKSLLRIILGTSILGHGVNLLIITMGGLKRGGPPLLGIKNLTYADSLPQALLLTAIVINFATTALFLVLSYRAYKVLGTDDTEQMRGIENE, encoded by the coding sequence ATGGAAACGTTAATGTCTATCCTTGTTGGAATATTATTTGCCATTGGTATTTATTTGATTTTGACGAAAAGCCTGTTAAGAATCATTTTAGGAACATCGATTTTGGGGCATGGTGTAAATTTACTGATTATCACGATGGGAGGGTTAAAGAGGGGAGGACCTCCACTGCTCGGAATAAAGAATTTAACCTATGCTGATTCATTACCACAAGCCCTTTTATTAACAGCCATCGTGATAAATTTTGCCACTACAGCTCTTTTTTTAGTGCTGAGTTATCGTGCTTATAAAGTGTTGGGCACGGATGATACGGAGCAAATGAGAGGTATTGAGAATGAATAA
- a CDS encoding dipeptidase, translating to MSQLSDFLSKQHHENVEELKELLRIPSISSLSEHKEDIQKAASWIATKLENIGMEHVEIIQTKGHPIIYADWLHQENAPTVLVYGHYDVQPVDPIQLWETPPFEPTIRDEKIFARGATDDKGQTFLHIKAVETLLKIEGKLPVNVKFCIEGEEEIGSPHLTPFLTDNQEKLACDVVVISDSDMWDRGVPAITYSLRGLCALEFSLKTANSDLHSGMFGGGVQNANHLLIQLLSTLHDSTGKVNVDHFYDDVVELTEFEKEQIKALGFDEEKLKKSLGLTDFTGGESNYPYPERISSRPTLEINGLWGGFQGEGTKTVIPNEAHAKITCRLVHNQNPEKIQELIKKHLEEHTPKGCTVKVSLGDTGNPFLTPIDSPMIQKAAEAYQNVYGKAPVYKREGGSIPIVSDFSHSLNAPVVLMGFGLPDENLHAPNEHFNLENFDKGILTICSFLELIEK from the coding sequence ATGAGCCAATTATCTGACTTTTTATCTAAACAACATCATGAGAATGTTGAGGAATTAAAAGAACTACTCCGGATTCCCAGTATTAGTTCCTTATCCGAACATAAAGAGGACATACAAAAAGCGGCTTCATGGATTGCGACTAAATTAGAAAACATTGGTATGGAACATGTTGAAATTATCCAGACAAAGGGTCATCCGATTATTTATGCGGACTGGCTTCATCAGGAAAACGCACCAACAGTTTTAGTATACGGCCATTATGACGTACAGCCCGTTGACCCTATTCAATTATGGGAAACGCCTCCTTTTGAACCAACAATCCGTGATGAAAAGATCTTTGCCAGAGGGGCAACCGACGACAAAGGGCAGACATTCTTACATATTAAAGCAGTGGAAACACTATTGAAAATAGAAGGAAAATTACCGGTAAACGTAAAATTTTGCATCGAAGGTGAAGAAGAAATTGGAAGCCCGCATCTTACGCCATTTTTAACTGATAACCAAGAAAAATTAGCCTGTGATGTGGTTGTGATTTCTGATTCAGATATGTGGGATCGAGGTGTTCCCGCCATTACCTATTCCTTAAGAGGTCTGTGTGCACTGGAATTTTCTCTAAAAACCGCAAATTCTGATTTGCATTCGGGCATGTTCGGCGGGGGAGTTCAAAATGCTAATCATCTATTGATACAGCTGCTTTCTACTCTTCATGATTCAACTGGTAAAGTAAATGTTGACCATTTTTATGATGATGTCGTTGAACTGACAGAATTTGAAAAGGAACAAATTAAAGCATTGGGTTTCGATGAAGAAAAACTGAAGAAATCGTTAGGGTTAACAGATTTTACGGGAGGGGAAAGCAATTATCCTTATCCTGAGAGAATCAGTTCCCGGCCAACATTAGAAATAAACGGCCTATGGGGCGGATTTCAGGGGGAAGGGACTAAAACCGTCATCCCGAACGAGGCACATGCCAAAATCACCTGCCGTCTAGTCCATAATCAAAATCCTGAAAAGATACAGGAATTGATCAAAAAACACCTGGAAGAACATACACCAAAAGGATGCACGGTAAAAGTGTCTCTTGGCGATACGGGTAATCCTTTTTTAACACCAATCGACAGTCCGATGATCCAAAAAGCGGCCGAAGCTTACCAAAACGTATATGGGAAAGCACCTGTTTACAAAAGAGAAGGTGGCTCCATTCCGATTGTATCGGATTTCAGTCATTCATTAAATGCTCCTGTTGTCTTAATGGGATTCGGTTTGCCAGATGAAAATCTTCATGCACCGAATGAACATTTCAACTTAGAAAACTTTGACAAAGGCATCTTAACGATTTGCTCCTTTTTAGAGTTGATTGAGAAATAA
- the mnhG gene encoding monovalent cation/H(+) antiporter subunit G translates to MSANNPIDLIAVLLILCGTIFSFLSAIGLIRLPDIYTRAHALSKGSTMGVLFTLVGTFLFFIIEGHFSIRLFLGIFFVFLTAPVAAHVIVRAAYRSKVELAKVSVQDDLKEVIGKELGEP, encoded by the coding sequence TTGAGCGCAAACAATCCGATTGATCTGATTGCCGTTCTTTTAATATTGTGTGGTACCATTTTTAGTTTTTTGAGTGCAATCGGCTTAATACGTCTCCCTGATATTTATACCCGTGCACATGCGCTTTCCAAAGGATCCACGATGGGTGTTCTATTTACACTTGTGGGAACCTTCCTTTTCTTCATAATTGAAGGACATTTCAGTATCCGGTTGTTTCTTGGAATATTCTTTGTATTTCTCACCGCACCTGTTGCCGCTCATGTCATTGTCCGGGCTGCATACCGTTCAAAAGTTGAGCTTGCAAAAGTAAGTGTACAAGATGATTTGAAAGAAGTCATAGGGAAGGAATTAGGAGAACCGTAA
- a CDS encoding Na+/H+ antiporter subunit E, translating into MPMQVLVNLLIGLIWMFLQDDWSGLTFLSGYLFGLLVLLILRRYLPTKFYLVTLLAIVQLFFLFLYELFTSCILVIRQILRPKINITPGIFTLETELEGDLEVTLLALLLTLTPGSVVVEISSNSKKFYIHAMDIPESSDAVLLSKNKFEKAIKKVTR; encoded by the coding sequence ATGCCCATGCAAGTATTAGTAAATTTATTGATCGGTTTAATTTGGATGTTTCTTCAGGATGATTGGAGCGGATTAACATTCTTGAGTGGTTACTTATTTGGTTTGTTGGTGCTTTTAATATTGCGAAGGTATCTTCCTACAAAGTTTTATTTGGTTACATTACTTGCCATCGTTCAACTTTTTTTCTTGTTTCTTTATGAATTGTTTACATCATGTATATTGGTGATTCGCCAAATTCTTCGTCCTAAGATCAATATTACACCAGGGATTTTTACTTTGGAAACGGAGCTAGAAGGAGATTTAGAGGTCACGTTACTAGCATTACTGCTTACGTTAACCCCAGGGTCTGTTGTAGTAGAGATCTCTTCAAACAGCAAGAAGTTTTATATACACGCGATGGATATTCCGGAATCGAGTGACGCTGTTCTGTTATCTAAAAATAAATTTGAAAAGGCTATAAAGAAGGTGACACGTTAA
- a CDS encoding Na(+)/H(+) antiporter subunit F1 codes for MIQGILIFSLIFLSFAIFATIYRLVMGPTAPDRVQALDALGINLISGVAIFSVLLRHTGFFEVILLIGILSFIGTIAFARYMERGVVIERKQSD; via the coding sequence ATGATACAAGGAATATTAATTTTTTCATTAATTTTTCTTAGTTTTGCTATTTTCGCAACCATTTATCGGCTGGTGATGGGACCTACTGCTCCTGATAGGGTTCAGGCGCTCGATGCATTAGGGATTAATTTAATCTCAGGGGTCGCCATTTTTTCTGTTTTGCTAAGACATACAGGTTTTTTTGAAGTTATATTATTAATTGGAATACTTTCCTTTATCGGGACAATTGCCTTTGCAAGGTATATGGAAAGAGGTGTGGTCATTGAGCGCAAACAATCCGATTGA
- a CDS encoding Na+/H+ antiporter subunit A — MSWLHMMILLPFIFALVVPYVYKKFNPRFHTGWFVLVIPLVIFIHLLTFIPQISLGNSVTSTVPWLPSYHINFTTYVDGLSLVFGLLIAGIGALVILYSIYYMSKHREALHNFYVYLLLFMGAMLGLVFSDNIFVLYVFWETTSVSSFLLIAYWYEREKSRYGAQKSLLITIFGGLAMLAGFIMLSLMTDTNSIREMIRNAVGIPSHSLFIPAMILVLIGAFTKSAQFPFSIWLPDAMEAPTPISAYLHSATMVKAGIYLVARFTPIFGGTAEWFWLVSGVGIITLLYGSVNAVRQTDLKALLAYSTISQLGLIMSLLGLGSAALYYGIGNDSSVYAVAIFAAIFHLVNHSTFKGCLFMVVGIIDHETGTRDIRRLGGLMHLMPITFTLTVIGSFAMAGLPPFNGFLSKEMFFTAVVNASNMTVFNADHIGLAIPIIAWVASVFTFVYSMVLVFKTFRGKNKPEKLGKVVHEPPIGMLVSPFVLGSLVIIIFFFPNVLSKYLLKPAWYAVLPTLANAGELKVKISPWHGWNTELFMTIGVIIIGTLLYIYLRKWYRVYRFYPENLTLNNLYNFSLERMENISGSLTNKYMTGFIRDYLVYIFAFIIVVVGGAMWLFDGFSFDPSNDAPVNLFETGLVVAMVIAALTVLVSKNRLTAIVAVGALGFLVSFFFVLFRAPDLALTQLVVETVTTALFLLCFYHLPQLRKEISRVRFKAVNALISIGVGVAVTIIALSANGNRLFESISGFYENSYELAGAKNIVNAILVDFRGIDTMLEILVLTIAGLGVYSLIKLRLPGRDKNEGAE, encoded by the coding sequence ATGTCTTGGTTACACATGATGATTTTACTACCATTTATCTTTGCACTAGTGGTGCCGTACGTATATAAGAAATTCAACCCGCGCTTTCATACGGGGTGGTTTGTCCTCGTAATACCGTTGGTGATATTTATTCACCTTTTAACCTTTATTCCCCAAATTTCTCTAGGAAATTCAGTCACTTCAACTGTTCCGTGGCTTCCGTCTTATCATATTAACTTTACGACGTATGTTGATGGGTTAAGTCTTGTTTTTGGACTATTAATTGCAGGAATTGGAGCACTGGTCATCCTCTATTCCATTTACTATATGTCAAAGCATCGCGAAGCACTTCATAATTTTTATGTGTATTTGCTGTTGTTTATGGGAGCGATGCTTGGTCTAGTCTTTTCTGATAATATTTTTGTTCTCTATGTTTTCTGGGAAACGACCAGTGTATCGTCTTTCTTATTAATTGCCTACTGGTATGAACGTGAAAAATCTCGGTATGGTGCTCAAAAATCGCTCTTGATTACCATATTTGGCGGGCTTGCGATGCTAGCAGGTTTCATTATGCTTTCATTGATGACGGATACGAATAGTATTCGTGAAATGATCCGTAATGCAGTCGGGATTCCATCCCATTCATTGTTTATTCCAGCGATGATTTTAGTGTTAATCGGAGCATTTACAAAGTCAGCGCAGTTTCCATTCAGTATATGGTTACCGGATGCGATGGAGGCACCTACTCCAATTAGCGCTTATTTACATTCGGCCACAATGGTGAAAGCAGGTATCTATTTAGTTGCCCGTTTTACCCCGATTTTCGGTGGAACAGCTGAATGGTTTTGGCTGGTATCCGGAGTAGGAATCATAACTTTATTATATGGATCCGTGAATGCAGTGAGGCAAACAGATTTAAAGGCGTTGCTGGCCTATTCAACCATTAGCCAATTAGGATTAATTATGAGCCTTCTTGGATTAGGTTCTGCTGCATTGTATTACGGGATTGGAAATGATTCCTCCGTATATGCTGTAGCAATATTTGCGGCCATATTCCACTTGGTCAATCATTCTACATTTAAAGGCTGTCTGTTTATGGTAGTTGGGATTATTGACCATGAGACGGGAACGCGTGATATACGGAGGCTGGGGGGATTGATGCATCTGATGCCAATAACCTTTACCCTTACTGTGATCGGCAGTTTTGCCATGGCAGGTCTTCCTCCATTTAATGGCTTTTTAAGCAAGGAGATGTTTTTCACAGCGGTAGTAAATGCTTCGAACATGACTGTGTTTAATGCTGACCATATTGGACTTGCGATACCAATAATTGCCTGGGTTGCGAGTGTGTTTACGTTTGTATATAGCATGGTTCTTGTATTTAAAACATTTAGAGGGAAAAATAAGCCTGAAAAACTAGGTAAGGTTGTGCATGAGCCGCCGATCGGGATGTTGGTTTCCCCGTTTGTTCTCGGTTCTCTTGTCATTATTATATTCTTTTTTCCAAATGTACTGTCAAAATATCTTTTAAAACCGGCTTGGTATGCTGTATTGCCAACGCTTGCTAATGCAGGGGAACTGAAAGTGAAAATAAGTCCCTGGCACGGGTGGAATACGGAGCTGTTTATGACCATTGGAGTCATCATCATTGGCACTTTGTTGTACATTTATTTAAGAAAATGGTATCGAGTATATCGTTTCTATCCAGAAAATCTAACGTTAAATAATCTATATAATTTCAGTTTAGAAAGAATGGAGAATATATCGGGATCACTAACAAATAAATATATGACGGGGTTTATCCGCGATTATTTAGTATATATATTTGCGTTTATCATAGTTGTTGTTGGCGGTGCGATGTGGTTATTTGATGGATTTTCGTTTGACCCCTCTAATGATGCACCAGTTAATCTTTTTGAAACGGGGTTAGTGGTTGCGATGGTCATTGCTGCTTTAACCGTTCTCGTTTCAAAAAACAGGCTGACCGCCATCGTTGCTGTTGGGGCACTGGGCTTTCTTGTTTCATTTTTCTTCGTTCTATTTCGAGCGCCTGATTTGGCCCTTACCCAATTGGTTGTAGAGACGGTTACAACGGCCCTTTTCTTGTTGTGTTTCTATCATTTGCCGCAGTTACGGAAGGAAATCAGTCGTGTACGGTTTAAAGCAGTCAATGCACTCATCTCCATCGGTGTTGGTGTGGCCGTTACCATCATTGCTTTATCTGCAAATGGAAATCGGTTATTTGAATCCATTTCAGGCTTTTATGAAAACTCTTATGAACTGGCAGGTGCAAAAAATATCGTAAATGCCATCCTTGTTGATTTTCGTGGGATTGATACCATGCTGGAGATTCTTGTATTAACTATTGCCGGTCTAGGTGTATATTCATTAATCAAGCTTAGATTACCAGGGAGGGATAAAAATGAAGGAGCCGAATGA
- a CDS encoding Na(+)/H(+) antiporter subunit B, protein MKEPNDVIIRSVTKVAVVIIFTLAINLFVSGHHHPGGGFIGGLVFTSALILLFLTFDIESVRNHIPVDFKVVAAVGVLIAVLTGVGAMLFDAPFLSQAYGYFVLPIFGETELATAVIFDVGVALAVIGTSITIIMSIGDDR, encoded by the coding sequence ATGAAGGAGCCGAATGATGTTATCATACGCAGCGTTACAAAAGTTGCAGTCGTGATCATTTTTACCTTAGCCATTAATCTTTTTGTTTCCGGCCATCATCACCCCGGCGGTGGATTTATCGGCGGTCTGGTATTTACATCAGCCTTAATACTGTTGTTTCTTACATTTGATATCGAATCAGTTAGAAATCATATTCCAGTCGATTTTAAAGTAGTGGCTGCTGTAGGTGTGTTGATTGCGGTTCTGACGGGAGTCGGTGCGATGCTTTTTGATGCCCCGTTTTTATCACAGGCATATGGGTACTTCGTACTTCCGATATTTGGTGAAACCGAGCTGGCCACAGCGGTGATTTTTGATGTTGGGGTAGCATTGGCGGTAATTGGAACCTCCATCACCATAATAATGAGCATAGGTGATGATCGATAA
- a CDS encoding Na+/H+ antiporter subunit D: MNNLVILPIIIPIIVGMMMVIFRKKIILQRFLSVFATIAISISTISLMIQIEKSGIQTLQLGGWEAPFGVSMVADMFSALLILVTSIVSLCCLLYAFHSIGHERESYYFYPLFMFLITGVIGSFLTGDVFNLFVCFEVMLVSSYVLISLGGTGIQLRESIKYILINIISSFLFLVAIAFLYAMTGTLNFAHLSVRITEVGQDGLMTTVAILFLIVFSLKAGLFLFFWLPGSYSAPPTAISAIFAALLTKVGIYAIIRVFTLVFYHEPEVTHLLIGILAAVTMVLGAIGAVAFWDIKRILTYNVIVGVGFILAGVASFTTEGITGSIYYLIHDMIVKALIFLLGGTIIHLTGTSKLKEFSGLIRLHPGLGWMFFIAALSLSGIPPLSGFLGKIFITEGTFEAGYFWLGGIGLITSLMVLYSIMKIFMNGFWGYTDLPGENGTTKGLLLPIGILTMLTLALGLGAEGIHDYVNFAVEGLMNPSMYIEAVLGSNPGQ, encoded by the coding sequence ATGAATAATTTGGTCATTTTACCTATCATTATCCCAATTATAGTGGGAATGATGATGGTTATCTTTAGAAAAAAAATAATATTACAGAGGTTTCTAAGCGTATTTGCTACAATCGCAATTAGCATATCGACCATTTCATTAATGATTCAAATTGAGAAAAGTGGAATTCAAACGCTTCAATTAGGCGGCTGGGAAGCCCCTTTTGGAGTTAGTATGGTGGCTGATATGTTTTCTGCTTTACTGATCCTTGTAACGAGTATTGTTTCGTTATGCTGCTTGCTGTATGCTTTTCACTCTATTGGACATGAGAGAGAATCTTATTACTTTTACCCACTATTCATGTTTCTGATTACTGGGGTAATTGGCTCATTTCTGACTGGTGATGTCTTCAATTTATTTGTTTGCTTCGAGGTAATGCTAGTCTCCTCCTATGTGTTGATTTCTTTAGGAGGGACAGGGATTCAGCTTAGGGAGTCTATTAAATATATATTGATTAATATTATCTCTTCCTTTCTATTTCTTGTTGCCATTGCATTTCTTTATGCCATGACCGGCACCTTGAATTTTGCCCATTTATCAGTTCGTATCACGGAGGTTGGACAAGATGGGCTAATGACGACGGTTGCTATTTTATTTTTAATTGTGTTTAGTTTGAAGGCAGGTTTATTTCTCTTCTTTTGGCTGCCGGGATCGTACAGTGCTCCTCCGACAGCTATTTCTGCCATTTTTGCTGCATTATTAACAAAGGTAGGGATTTATGCAATTATCAGGGTTTTCACCCTTGTCTTCTACCATGAACCAGAGGTTACGCATTTATTAATAGGTATTTTGGCTGCAGTAACGATGGTTTTAGGAGCAATTGGTGCCGTCGCTTTTTGGGATATTAAAAGAATTCTAACCTATAACGTTATTGTAGGTGTGGGATTTATTTTAGCCGGTGTGGCCTCTTTTACAACTGAAGGGATAACGGGATCTATCTACTATTTAATTCACGATATGATTGTGAAGGCACTGATTTTCCTCTTAGGGGGAACAATTATACACCTTACTGGTACAAGTAAGCTAAAAGAATTCAGCGGGCTTATTCGATTACACCCGGGATTAGGCTGGATGTTTTTTATAGCGGCATTATCACTGTCAGGCATTCCGCCGTTAAGCGGCTTTCTGGGAAAAATTTTCATAACAGAGGGAACTTTTGAGGCCGGCTACTTTTGGCTAGGGGGAATTGGGCTTATTACCAGCCTTATGGTCCTGTATTCGATAATGAAAATCTTTATGAATGGATTCTGGGGGTATACAGACTTACCAGGGGAGAACGGGACAACGAAGGGGTTATTGTTACCAATAGGAATCCTTACCATGTTAACGTTAGCGCTCGGATTAGGTGCAGAAGGAATTCACGATTACGTTAATTTTGCGGTTGAAGGTTTAATGAATCCGAGCATGTATATTGAGGCAGTTTTGGGCAGTAATCCAGGACAATAG